In Enterobacter sp. 638, a single window of DNA contains:
- a CDS encoding ComEC family protein, giving the protein MGIPAISACLITAILPLLWLPSLPDIWMTWVCITAGTLLGFQRLRWLRYVGLWLIFFAWGVLAALESVWPMQHLTAGPQQVEMVITSTDGATTHQGRIVSLNGKPWFSTTGVTLYGNYLPQPSCAGQRWAMTLRLRAVHGELNDGGFDSQRYALSMHQPLSGRFTHAEAVDLTCSLRARYLSSLTSALAPYSWGSVILGLGMGERLAISPEIKNLMRETGTLHLMAISGLHIAFAASLVWLIVRGIQFFLPYRWTGWRMPLLAGVCFAAFYAWLTGMQPPALRTVVSLVALASLRFSGRQWSPWQVWLCCVAAILFVDPLAVLSQSLALSAFAVVALIFWYQWLPLPEGGYPRWIKPLITLLHLQLGMLFLLLPLQVSIFHGMSISSLVANIFAVPLVTFISVPLILAGMLLHLCPLPLFEECVWLLADKSLAVLFWLLKGLPDGWIDIDERWLPVTLLPWLAIIGWRFRAWVSAPAISIVSSVLLTYLLWRPVKSEGWTVHMLDIGQGLAMVIEHNGRAILYDTGLAWPGGDSAKQHIIPWLRWHHLTPEGVIISHEHSDHIGGLNSLREVWPMMWIRSPLGWANHQPCFKGQHWQWQGLTFTVHWPPREYQALGNNRSCVVKIDDGKHSALLTGDIEAKAELAMLSHHWQFLASTLIQVPHHGSNTSSSQALVQRVGGKIALASAARYNAWRFPSFKVVKRYKQEGYSWFDTPQYGQISVNFSSQGWQIRRLRDQILPRWYHQWFGVPVDNG; this is encoded by the coding sequence ATGGGTATTCCGGCGATAAGTGCATGTCTGATAACAGCGATATTACCGCTGTTGTGGTTGCCTTCACTTCCCGATATTTGGATGACCTGGGTCTGTATCACCGCCGGGACTTTGCTGGGATTCCAGCGGTTGAGATGGCTACGCTATGTCGGTTTGTGGTTGATTTTCTTTGCGTGGGGAGTGTTAGCCGCTCTTGAATCCGTTTGGCCTATGCAGCATTTAACGGCAGGACCGCAGCAAGTTGAGATGGTTATTACATCGACCGATGGCGCAACCACTCATCAAGGGCGAATCGTGAGCCTCAACGGAAAACCCTGGTTTTCAACAACAGGCGTCACTCTATACGGTAACTATTTACCGCAACCATCATGCGCGGGACAGCGGTGGGCTATGACGTTACGCCTTCGCGCTGTGCACGGCGAACTCAATGATGGGGGATTTGATTCACAGCGCTATGCGCTAAGTATGCATCAGCCGCTGAGCGGGCGCTTCACCCATGCAGAAGCAGTAGATCTCACCTGCAGCTTACGGGCTCGCTATCTTTCTTCGCTCACTTCAGCTTTAGCGCCTTATTCATGGGGCTCAGTCATTCTCGGGCTCGGAATGGGGGAACGATTAGCGATCTCTCCTGAGATCAAAAACCTGATGCGGGAAACGGGTACGTTACACCTGATGGCGATTTCCGGTTTACACATTGCCTTTGCGGCATCACTCGTATGGCTTATCGTGCGAGGCATCCAGTTCTTCCTTCCGTATCGCTGGACAGGATGGCGCATGCCACTTCTGGCGGGCGTCTGTTTCGCTGCGTTCTATGCTTGGCTCACCGGTATGCAGCCGCCAGCGCTACGCACCGTCGTTTCGCTCGTTGCATTAGCATCACTCCGTTTCAGCGGTCGTCAGTGGTCTCCGTGGCAGGTGTGGTTATGCTGTGTAGCGGCAATTCTTTTTGTCGACCCTCTGGCGGTCCTTTCACAAAGCCTCGCGCTTTCCGCCTTTGCCGTCGTCGCGCTTATTTTTTGGTATCAGTGGCTGCCTTTGCCGGAAGGGGGCTATCCGCGGTGGATAAAACCCTTGATCACTCTGCTGCATCTGCAATTGGGGATGCTGTTTTTACTGTTACCCCTACAGGTCAGTATTTTTCACGGGATGAGCATTTCATCGTTAGTCGCCAATATTTTTGCCGTCCCGCTGGTGACGTTTATTTCAGTACCGCTGATCCTGGCGGGAATGCTGTTACACCTTTGTCCCTTACCTCTGTTCGAGGAGTGTGTTTGGCTGTTAGCGGATAAATCTCTGGCTGTTCTCTTCTGGCTGTTGAAAGGGCTACCGGATGGCTGGATAGATATTGATGAACGCTGGCTACCGGTCACGCTCTTGCCATGGCTCGCAATTATTGGCTGGCGATTCCGGGCCTGGGTATCGGCTCCTGCGATAAGTATTGTCAGCAGTGTGTTGCTCACGTATCTGTTGTGGCGCCCCGTGAAATCAGAAGGTTGGACGGTCCATATGCTGGATATTGGGCAGGGTCTGGCAATGGTCATCGAGCATAATGGCAGGGCCATTTTGTACGATACCGGGTTGGCCTGGCCGGGCGGAGACAGCGCGAAGCAGCACATTATTCCCTGGCTGCGCTGGCACCATCTAACCCCTGAAGGGGTAATCATTAGCCATGAACACAGCGATCATATCGGTGGGTTGAATTCATTACGTGAGGTGTGGCCAATGATGTGGATAAGAAGCCCGCTAGGTTGGGCCAATCATCAGCCCTGTTTCAAGGGGCAGCACTGGCAGTGGCAAGGCTTGACCTTTACGGTTCACTGGCCGCCGAGAGAGTACCAGGCGTTAGGTAATAACCGTTCATGCGTGGTGAAAATCGATGATGGTAAGCACAGTGCATTGTTAACGGGCGATATTGAAGCAAAGGCCGAGTTAGCGATGCTCAGTCACCACTGGCAGTTTCTAGCGTCTACACTTATCCAGGTACCACATCATGGCAGTAACACGTCTTCGTCTCAGGCGCTGGTACAGCGTGTTGGAGGGAAAATTGCGTTAGCCTCGGCGGCGCGTTACAACGCATGGCGATTTCCGTCTTTCAAAGTGGTTAAACGTTATAAACAGGAAGGCTACTCTTGGTTCGATACACCGCAATATGGGCAAATCTCAGTCAATTTTTCATCACAAGGTTGGCAAATCCGCCGCTTACGAGATCAAATTTTACCGCGTTGGTATCATCAGTGGTTTGGCGTGCCCGTAGATAACGGGTAG
- the msbA gene encoding lipid A ABC transporter ATP-binding protein/permease MsbA, which produces MHNDKDLSTWQTFRRLWPMIAPFKTGLLVAGVALILNAASDTFMLSLLKPLLDDGFGKTDRSVLLWMPLVVIGLMILRGVTSYVSSYCISWVSGKVVMTMRRRLFSHMMGMPVAFFDKQSTGTLLSRITYDSEQVASSSSSALITVVREGASIIGLFVLMFYYSWQLSIILIVLAPIVSIAIRVVSKRFRSISKNMQNTMGQVTTSAEQMLKGHKEVLIFGGQDVETKRFDKVSNKMRLQGMKLVSASSISDPIIQLIASLALAFVLYAASFPSVMETLTAGTITVVFSSMIALMRPLKSLTNVNAQFQRGMAACQTLFSILDSEQEKDEGKRVIERAHGDVEFRNVTFTYPGREIPALRNINLSIPAGKTVALVGRSGSGKSTIASLMTRFYDIDEGEILLDGHDLREYTLQSLRNQVALVSQNVHLFNDTVANNIAYARTEEYSREAIENAARMAYAMDFINKMDNGLDTIIGENGVLLSGGQRQRIAIARALLRDSPILILDEATSALDTESERAIQSALDELQKNRTSLVIAHRLSTIEQADEIVVVEDGLIVERGSHADLIEQRGVYAQLHKMQFGA; this is translated from the coding sequence ATGCATAACGACAAAGATCTCTCCACGTGGCAGACCTTCCGCCGACTCTGGCCGATGATTGCACCCTTTAAAACAGGTCTGCTCGTGGCGGGTGTTGCATTAATCCTCAACGCAGCAAGCGATACCTTTATGCTATCGCTCCTCAAACCGTTACTGGACGACGGTTTTGGTAAAACGGATCGCTCAGTGTTGCTATGGATGCCTCTGGTGGTTATCGGGCTGATGATCCTTCGCGGCGTGACCAGCTATGTCTCTAGCTACTGCATCTCCTGGGTATCAGGCAAAGTGGTGATGACCATGCGTCGTCGACTCTTCAGCCACATGATGGGGATGCCCGTTGCTTTCTTCGATAAGCAATCTACCGGCACCTTACTGTCGCGTATCACTTATGATTCCGAGCAAGTGGCGTCGTCATCTTCAAGTGCGCTGATTACCGTCGTACGTGAAGGGGCTTCGATTATCGGCCTCTTCGTTTTGATGTTCTATTACAGCTGGCAGTTGTCGATCATCCTAATCGTCCTGGCACCCATTGTTTCAATCGCTATTCGCGTCGTATCCAAGCGTTTTCGTAGCATCAGTAAGAATATGCAGAATACGATGGGGCAGGTGACGACCAGTGCCGAGCAAATGCTGAAAGGCCACAAAGAGGTATTAATCTTCGGTGGGCAGGATGTCGAAACTAAACGCTTTGACAAGGTCAGCAACAAAATGCGTTTACAGGGGATGAAGCTGGTTTCAGCCTCTTCAATCTCGGATCCGATCATTCAGCTGATTGCCTCTCTGGCTCTGGCATTTGTTCTTTATGCTGCCAGCTTCCCAAGCGTTATGGAGACATTAACTGCGGGCACGATAACTGTGGTGTTCTCATCGATGATTGCTCTGATGCGCCCGCTGAAATCATTGACCAACGTTAATGCCCAGTTCCAGCGCGGTATGGCGGCATGTCAGACGCTGTTCAGTATTCTGGACTCCGAACAGGAAAAAGACGAAGGCAAACGTGTTATCGAACGCGCTCACGGTGATGTGGAGTTCCGCAATGTGACCTTCACCTATCCTGGCCGCGAAATCCCTGCCTTGCGCAATATCAACCTGAGCATTCCAGCAGGTAAAACAGTTGCGCTTGTCGGACGTTCAGGATCAGGTAAATCGACGATTGCCAGCCTGATGACCCGTTTCTACGATATTGATGAAGGTGAAATTCTGCTGGACGGTCATGACCTGAGAGAGTACACGCTTCAGTCGCTGCGTAATCAGGTGGCGCTGGTCTCTCAAAATGTCCATCTTTTCAACGATACGGTAGCCAATAACATCGCTTATGCACGTACGGAAGAGTACAGCCGTGAAGCAATCGAAAATGCGGCGCGTATGGCTTATGCGATGGACTTCATCAACAAGATGGATAACGGTCTCGACACCATTATCGGCGAGAACGGCGTGTTGCTTTCAGGCGGTCAGCGTCAGCGAATCGCGATAGCTCGCGCGCTGTTGCGCGACAGTCCGATTCTGATTCTGGATGAAGCAACCTCTGCGCTGGATACCGAGTCTGAGCGCGCGATTCAGTCGGCGCTGGATGAACTGCAGAAAAACCGTACATCGCTGGTGATTGCACACCGCTTGTCCACGATCGAGCAAGCCGATGAAATCGTCGTGGTGGAAGATGGCTTGATCGTCGAGCGTGGAAGCCATGCGGATCTTATCGAGCAACGCGGCGTCTATGCGCAGCTTCATAAAATGCAGTTTGGCGCATGA